From the genome of Scytonema hofmannii PCC 7110, one region includes:
- a CDS encoding HAL/PAL/TAL family ammonia-lyase, translating into MNTTTSLSLAKNTTSHFSSPWVEKKDKTVVVGNHNLTIEEVVSVARHGVQVRLTDNHEVMRGVLASCDYIQNAVESGQPIYGVTSGFGGMANVVISRECTALLQNNLIWYHKTGAGKRLPIADVRAAMLLRANSHLYGASGIRLELIRRMETFLNAGVTPHVYEFGSIGASGDLVPLSYITGALIGLDSSYTVDFNGEEMDAPTVLSKLSLKPLQLLPKEGLAMMNGTSVMTGIATNCLYDTQVLLALTMGVHALAIQGLNGSNQSFHPFIHTLKPHPGQKWAATQMLNLLAGSRLIREELDGSHDYRGEHPIQDRYSLRCLPQYIGPIADGIEQIKRQIEVEINSVTDNPLIDVENQASYHGGNFLGQYVGVGMDQLRYYIGLLAKHLDVQIAYLVAPEFNNGLPPSLVGNRERIVNMGLKGLQIAGNSIMPLLTFYGNSIADRFPTHAEQYNQNINSQGFASANLARRSVEIFQEYIAIALIFGVQAVDLRTYIVADHYDARATLSPATRDLYIAVRNVVGVPPFSDRPYIWNDHEQPLDEHIAQIAADIASGGEIVNALKALCTGK; encoded by the coding sequence ATGAATACAACAACATCCTTATCTTTAGCTAAAAACACAACTTCTCATTTTTCATCACCCTGGGTTGAAAAAAAAGACAAAACCGTAGTTGTTGGCAATCACAACCTGACAATAGAAGAAGTTGTTAGTGTAGCACGTCATGGTGTCCAAGTCCGCTTAACCGATAATCATGAGGTGATGCGGGGTGTCCTAGCATCGTGTGACTACATTCAGAATGCTGTTGAATCCGGTCAGCCAATTTACGGCGTGACGAGTGGTTTTGGTGGTATGGCAAATGTTGTGATTTCCCGTGAATGTACAGCACTGCTTCAAAACAATCTGATTTGGTACCACAAAACAGGAGCCGGAAAAAGATTGCCAATCGCTGATGTCCGCGCTGCTATGCTTTTGCGTGCAAACTCTCATTTGTATGGTGCTTCTGGTATTCGTTTGGAACTTATCCGTCGCATGGAGACATTTCTCAATGCAGGTGTGACACCCCATGTCTATGAATTTGGCTCTATTGGTGCGAGTGGAGATTTGGTTCCATTGTCCTACATCACTGGAGCATTAATTGGTTTAGATTCAAGCTACACTGTTGACTTTAATGGCGAAGAAATGGATGCACCAACAGTTCTTAGCAAACTGAGTTTAAAGCCACTGCAACTTCTTCCTAAAGAAGGGTTGGCGATGATGAATGGTACCTCAGTCATGACGGGTATTGCTACCAATTGCTTGTACGACACTCAAGTTTTACTAGCGCTAACAATGGGTGTACACGCCTTGGCTATTCAAGGTTTGAACGGTAGCAATCAATCATTTCACCCATTCATCCATACCCTGAAACCTCATCCCGGACAAAAATGGGCTGCGACTCAAATGCTCAACTTGCTAGCAGGTTCGCGCTTAATTCGTGAAGAGTTAGATGGTTCCCATGATTATCGCGGCGAACATCCAATTCAAGATCGTTATTCATTGCGTTGTTTACCACAGTACATAGGTCCTATTGCTGATGGTATTGAGCAGATTAAAAGACAAATTGAGGTAGAAATTAACTCTGTGACTGATAACCCGCTCATTGATGTTGAGAATCAAGCTAGTTATCATGGCGGTAATTTCTTGGGACAGTACGTCGGCGTAGGAATGGATCAACTGCGCTACTACATTGGGTTGTTAGCTAAACATTTAGACGTGCAAATTGCTTACCTTGTAGCACCAGAATTTAATAATGGATTGCCACCTTCTTTAGTAGGTAACCGAGAACGTATTGTCAATATGGGGCTGAAAGGTCTGCAAATAGCTGGAAATTCTATTATGCCCCTACTAACTTTCTATGGAAATTCTATTGCCGATAGATTTCCGACTCATGCAGAACAATATAACCAGAATATTAACAGTCAAGGCTTTGCTTCTGCAAATTTAGCCCGTCGTTCAGTAGAAATTTTTCAAGAGTATATTGCGATCGCTCTTATCTTTGGAGTACAAGCAGTTGATTTACGAACCTACATTGTTGCTGACCATTATGACGCTCGTGCAACTCTATCACCTGCAACTAGAGATTTATATATAGCAGTGCGAAATGTCGTTGGAGTACCACCATTCTCGGATCGTCCTTACATTTGGAATGACCACGAACAACCCCTCGACGAACATATTGCCCAAATTGCAGCCGATATTGCCTCTGGTGGAGAAATTGTCAATGCACTCAAAGCGCTTTGCACGGGAAAGTAA
- a CDS encoding type II toxin-antitoxin system HicA family toxin: MPKKIRELKSLLLQAGFTYKPGKGSHTNWFNPLLLGRVTLSGKDGDDARSYQEKDVKNAI; encoded by the coding sequence ATGCCAAAAAAAATCAGAGAATTAAAAAGCCTGTTACTACAAGCAGGATTTACATATAAACCTGGGAAAGGTAGTCATACTAACTGGTTTAATCCTTTACTGTTAGGTAGAGTTACTTTATCGGGCAAAGATGGAGATGATGCTAGATCTTATCAGGAAAAAGACGTAAAAAATGCAATTTGA
- the aroF gene encoding 3-deoxy-7-phosphoheptulonate synthase — protein sequence MIAIVKSDTPIAEIERISEAVLRWNVKPEKSVGKHKVVIGLVGDTSEIDPCQIQNLSPYIEQVIRVKKPFKRASLDFRGEYSEIVVPTPNGSVSFGQNHPVVIVAGPCAVENEDMIVETAQVVKAAGAQFLRGGAYKPRTSPYAFQGHGESALNLLAKAREATGLGIITEVMDTADVEKVTEIADIVQIGARNMQNFSLLKKVGAQGKPVLLKRGLAATIEDWLMAAEYILAEGNPNVILCERGIRTLDRQYTRNTLDISAIPVLRSLTHLPIMVDPSHATGRSELVPTMAMAAIASGADSLMIEVHPNPAKALSDGPQSLTLEGFEQLMQELASLGKFFGRWTKNNTVTGAANLTKGLLVVSG from the coding sequence ATGATTGCGATCGTGAAATCCGATACCCCAATTGCAGAAATTGAGCGAATTAGTGAAGCCGTTCTTCGTTGGAACGTAAAACCAGAAAAATCTGTTGGCAAACATAAAGTAGTCATCGGTTTAGTAGGTGACACTTCAGAGATCGACCCATGTCAAATTCAAAATCTCAGCCCTTATATCGAGCAAGTTATACGGGTAAAAAAACCTTTTAAACGGGCTTCTCTAGATTTTCGTGGAGAATATAGTGAAATTGTTGTACCCACACCTAATGGCTCTGTCAGTTTTGGTCAAAACCATCCTGTCGTTATAGTTGCTGGACCTTGTGCTGTAGAAAATGAAGACATGATTGTTGAAACAGCACAGGTTGTAAAAGCAGCAGGAGCGCAATTTCTGAGAGGAGGAGCTTACAAACCACGAACTTCACCCTATGCTTTCCAAGGTCATGGCGAAAGTGCTTTAAATTTGTTAGCTAAAGCTCGTGAAGCAACAGGTTTGGGGATTATTACGGAAGTGATGGATACGGCTGATGTGGAAAAGGTCACCGAGATAGCAGATATCGTGCAAATTGGTGCTCGCAATATGCAGAATTTTTCCCTATTAAAGAAAGTTGGTGCTCAAGGTAAACCAGTTTTATTGAAGCGCGGACTAGCGGCAACAATTGAAGATTGGTTGATGGCTGCTGAATATATTCTGGCAGAGGGCAATCCTAATGTAATTTTGTGCGAGCGAGGGATTCGCACTTTAGACCGACAGTATACTCGCAACACTCTTGATATATCTGCAATTCCAGTCTTACGATCGCTAACCCACTTACCAATTATGGTTGACCCCAGCCATGCAACAGGCAGATCGGAGTTGGTTCCAACGATGGCAATGGCTGCAATTGCATCAGGAGCAGATTCCCTCATGATTGAAGTTCACCCCAATCCAGCCAAAGCACTTTCAGATGGACCTCAGTCTCTCACACTAGAAGGATTCGAGCAACTCATGCAAGAGTTGGCTTCTTTAGGTAAATTCTTTGGTCGTTGGACAAAAAACAACACTGTGACGGGAGCAGCAAATTTGACAAAAGGATTGTTAGTGGTTAGTGGTTAG
- a CDS encoding filamentous hemagglutinin N-terminal domain-containing protein, whose product MAQCSQRQNWKLLLVITLVFCGVSTNSRNCALAQLAPDTTLGAERSVVTPNILINNQLSDRIDSGAIRGANLFHSFSEFNVGNQRGVYFTNPVGIQNILSRVTGNNPSNIQGTLGVLGNANLFLINPNGIIFGQNASLDVNGSFVATTANGIQFGNLGTFSATNPEAPSSLLTINPSALFFNQINQTASIQNNSIADAGKDPAGIGTIGLRVPDGKSLLLVGGNVSMDGGELNAYGGRIELGGLAAPGNIALLSDGNNFRLTFPENVPRADISLTNGVGVYVEAAGGGSIAINSRNLEILDGSEIVGGIGPGLGTTGTQAGSITIDATGQIKLAGTNSVIANAVREEAVGNAGNITIKTGSLSVTDSTQISSFTRGQGNAGNITIQARDAVTFDGGLLSSGVDSSAVGNAGKIDITTGSLSLTNGAQIISLTRGQGNAGNITIQAKDAVTFDGFKFLNDKSSFFTVLLSNVEAGAVGNGGNIDITAGSLSLTNGGQLLAGVNGKTNTLPGGEGTAGNVKINVRDSFTISGTDSRISGRLDTGAVGRGGDINVQAGNVFVKDGGEIAAFTDGKGDAGNISIGSRNVISLDRSAVANLVLSREAIGNAGKIDITTGSLSLTNGAQVSSSTRGQGNAGSITIQAKNGVTFDGFQFFDNKSSISYTAILSEVDAGAVGNGGNINITAGSLSLTNGGTLQTGIREKSETLPGGRGIGGTVDINVRDTLTISGADSSILGSLGTGAIGRSGDIKVQAGNVFVKEGGQIISSTFGKGNAGNISITASNAISLNTSYIINNVQDRQAEGNAGKIDIITGSLTATNGAQINSFTRGQGNAGNITIQARNTVIFDGKDDDGLPSASFSDVQAGAVGNGGSINITASNLFLTNGGDLGVGVFGTSGNLPPGEGNGGIININVRDTLTVSGTDSIIRSGLGIETLGRSGDIEIESGKVEIIDGGIITSRSRGRGAAGKIDIKANSVRLNKGQIIAQTASSDGGNINLNLGQYLFLRNGSQISTTAGTAQAGGNGGNITINTPFLIAVPDENSDITANAFRGTGGNVNINARGIFGIEARPQPSNRTNDITASSDLGLSGTINVNSPDNSSIQNSLTELPTNAIDTNTLIANSCIVRSQKKQQGSFTITGTGGLPHRPGEMSGSSYSTGDVRNVTIENTSRLWKKGDPIIEPQGVYRLSNGQLVMSRECQ is encoded by the coding sequence ATGGCTCAGTGTTCGCAGCGACAGAACTGGAAATTATTGCTGGTCATTACATTGGTGTTTTGTGGAGTCAGCACCAACTCTAGAAATTGTGCTCTAGCCCAGCTCGCACCTGATACTACTCTGGGTGCTGAAAGGTCTGTTGTTACTCCCAATATTCTTATCAACAATCAGCTTAGCGATCGCATTGATAGCGGAGCGATTCGAGGAGCAAACCTATTCCATAGTTTTAGTGAATTTAATGTTGGTAATCAACGGGGTGTGTACTTCACCAATCCTGTTGGAATTCAGAACATTTTGAGTCGCGTGACGGGGAATAATCCCTCCAATATTCAAGGGACGCTCGGTGTATTGGGTAATGCCAATCTGTTTCTAATTAACCCAAATGGAATCATTTTTGGGCAAAATGCCAGTTTGGATGTGAATGGTTCGTTTGTGGCGACGACAGCGAACGGGATTCAGTTTGGAAACTTAGGGACTTTTAGTGCGACAAATCCAGAAGCACCTTCATCGTTACTGACTATTAATCCTTCAGCGTTGTTTTTTAATCAGATTAATCAAACTGCATCGATTCAGAATAATTCAATTGCAGATGCAGGAAAAGACCCTGCAGGTATTGGCACCATTGGTTTGCGGGTTCCAGATGGTAAGAGTTTGCTGCTTGTTGGTGGTAATGTCAGCATGGACGGGGGAGAATTGAATGCTTATGGTGGGCGAATCGAGTTGGGAGGATTGGCTGCTCCTGGTAATATAGCACTTTTGTCAGATGGTAATAATTTCAGGTTAACCTTTCCTGAAAATGTTCCGCGAGCAGATATATCTCTGACCAATGGAGTTGGGGTATATGTGGAAGCTGCTGGTGGTGGAAGTATTGCTATCAATTCCCGCAATTTAGAGATTTTAGACGGTAGTGAAATTGTTGGAGGGATCGGACCAGGTTTAGGGACAACAGGAACTCAGGCAGGAAGTATCACAATTGATGCTACAGGGCAAATAAAACTTGCAGGGACAAATAGCGTAATTGCCAACGCAGTTCGAGAAGAAGCAGTAGGTAATGCTGGTAATATCACGATTAAAACTGGCTCTCTTTCTGTGACTGATAGTACTCAAATTAGTTCGTTCACCCGAGGACAAGGAAATGCTGGAAATATAACGATTCAAGCAAGAGATGCAGTCACTTTTGATGGAGGACTTTTATCAAGCGGAGTTGATAGCAGTGCAGTGGGGAATGCTGGAAAAATTGACATCACTACTGGTTCGCTTTCTCTAACAAATGGCGCTCAAATAATTTCCTTAACTAGAGGACAAGGGAATGCGGGCAATATAACCATTCAGGCAAAGGATGCAGTTACTTTTGACGGCTTTAAATTTTTGAACGATAAAAGTAGTTTTTTTACAGTCTTACTGAGTAATGTGGAGGCTGGTGCAGTAGGCAATGGTGGTAATATCGATATCACTGCCGGTTCATTATCTCTAACTAATGGTGGACAATTATTGGCTGGAGTGAATGGAAAAACTAATACGCTTCCCGGTGGGGAAGGTACTGCTGGTAATGTAAAGATCAACGTGCGTGACTCCTTTACAATCTCTGGGACAGATAGCAGAATTTCTGGACGTTTGGATACTGGAGCCGTAGGACGAGGTGGAGATATCAACGTTCAAGCTGGAAATGTTTTTGTAAAAGATGGTGGGGAAATCGCTGCTTTTACTGACGGGAAAGGGGATGCAGGTAACATTTCCATTGGATCTCGTAATGTAATTTCTCTAGATAGAAGTGCCGTTGCAAACTTAGTTCTTAGTCGTGAAGCTATTGGTAATGCAGGAAAAATTGACATTACTACTGGTTCACTTTCTCTAACAAATGGCGCTCAAGTAAGTTCTTCCACTCGTGGACAAGGAAATGCGGGAAGTATCACCATTCAGGCAAAGAATGGGGTTACTTTTGACGGATTCCAATTCTTTGACAATAAAAGTAGTATTTCTTACACGGCAATACTTAGTGAGGTGGACGCTGGTGCAGTAGGTAATGGTGGTAATATCAATATCACTGCTGGCTCATTATCCTTGACAAATGGCGGAACATTACAGACTGGTATTCGTGAAAAATCTGAGACTCTTCCTGGTGGTCGAGGTATCGGTGGTACAGTAGATATTAACGTGCGTGATACACTGACAATTTCTGGCGCAGATAGTAGCATCCTTGGAAGTTTAGGTACTGGTGCAATTGGGCGTTCTGGGGATATCAAAGTTCAAGCTGGAAATGTTTTCGTAAAAGAGGGTGGGCAAATAATTTCTAGCACTTTTGGTAAAGGTAATGCAGGTAATATTTCCATCACAGCTAGTAATGCCATATCTCTAAATACATCATATATTATTAACAATGTCCAGGATCGTCAAGCAGAAGGCAATGCTGGAAAAATTGACATCATAACTGGTTCGCTGACTGCAACTAATGGCGCTCAAATCAATTCCTTTACTCGCGGACAAGGAAATGCAGGCAATATCACGATTCAAGCTAGGAATACAGTCATTTTTGATGGGAAAGATGATGATGGACTTCCCAGTGCTTCTTTTAGTGATGTGCAAGCTGGTGCGGTGGGTAATGGTGGCAGTATAAATATTACGGCTAGCAACTTGTTTCTAACAAACGGTGGCGACTTAGGTGTTGGCGTCTTCGGAACCTCTGGCAATCTTCCACCTGGAGAAGGTAATGGTGGCATCATAAATATAAACGTGCGGGATACACTTACCGTTTCAGGGACGGATAGTATTATACGATCGGGTTTAGGTATTGAAACTTTAGGGCGTAGTGGCGATATTGAAATTGAAAGTGGGAAAGTTGAAATCATAGACGGTGGAATTATCACTAGTCGTAGCAGAGGAAGAGGTGCAGCAGGCAAGATTGATATCAAAGCTAACTCTGTCCGCCTCAATAAAGGTCAAATCATTGCCCAAACAGCTTCTAGTGATGGAGGGAATATCAATTTAAACCTTGGACAATACTTATTTCTACGCAATGGAAGCCAAATTTCCACCACTGCAGGCACAGCCCAAGCAGGTGGCAATGGTGGCAACATCACAATTAATACACCCTTCCTCATCGCAGTTCCTGATGAAAACAGCGACATTACAGCCAATGCCTTCAGGGGTACAGGTGGTAATGTTAACATCAATGCACGTGGAATTTTTGGTATTGAAGCCCGTCCCCAACCATCAAACCGAACAAATGATATTACTGCAAGTTCAGACCTTGGTTTATCGGGAACTATTAATGTTAATTCTCCTGATAACAGTTCCATTCAAAATAGTCTCACCGAACTCCCCACAAACGCGATCGATACCAACACACTTATCGCTAATAGTTGCATAGTCCGCAGTCAAAAAAAACAACAGGGTAGTTTCACCATTACGGGTACAGGTGGTTTACCTCATCGTCCCGGTGAAATGTCGGGGTCAAGTTATTCTACAGGTGATGTCCGTAATGTCACGATTGAAAATACATCACGTCTTTGGAAGAAAGGCGACCCTATTATTGAACCACAAGGAGTTTATCGACTCTCAAATGGTCAATTGGTGATGAGTCGAGAGTGTCAGTAG
- a CDS encoding ScyA-related TPP-binding enzyme, giving the protein MNIQSIQKTLPLKPQQIFLEHATGSSIFSPPSQPISPNSTQLTIGEALVKTLEDMGVRYAFGVSGGGIGPLWATLNRSNIELLHFRHESGAAFAACEAFFASDRPVVVFTTTGPGITNALTGLFAARGEGAKVILLSAATPTGNRGRWACQETSAYTMPMSGIFTSGPIFNYATTLESEDELPEISRRLALGLSQPGGFVAHISIPTSLQTMPLKLRLPEQVFSYSVPTASEEAIAECVKLLSQETFAIWAGFGAKNAAREICLLAEKTGAAVMTSPRGKGIFPEDHPQYVGVTGFSGHMSVLKYMQEQCPQRILVLGTRLGEPTSFWHPAMVPAGGFIHVDIDSQVPGVAYPLVETLSIQSEVKVFLQALLKQFPSSLDFPVFMFSRPERTVSPRRPEGLVQPDVLMDAIQKVIVGGSHVIVMAEAGNSFAWATHLLRFTEPGRYRISTGVGAMGHAVTGVLGAALGRNSKAVAIVGDGAMLMNSEVSTAVKFQIPCVWIVLNDGRYNMCAQGMALQGFKGVDTEIPCTDFVMLAKAMGADGICVKRESDIEIALETALLSSIPFVVDVRIDATQLAPIGGRIRSLIEQGAKE; this is encoded by the coding sequence ATGAACATTCAATCTATCCAAAAAACCCTCCCTCTCAAACCGCAACAAATCTTCCTCGAACATGCAACAGGCTCTTCTATTTTCTCTCCACCATCCCAACCTATCTCCCCAAACTCAACCCAATTAACCATAGGAGAGGCTTTAGTCAAAACACTCGAAGATATGGGAGTCCGCTATGCATTTGGTGTATCTGGAGGTGGTATCGGACCACTTTGGGCAACACTGAACCGCAGCAATATCGAATTGCTTCACTTTCGTCATGAATCAGGAGCAGCTTTTGCAGCTTGCGAGGCATTCTTTGCCAGCGATCGCCCCGTCGTAGTCTTCACCACCACAGGTCCCGGTATCACCAATGCACTCACTGGGCTGTTTGCAGCACGAGGGGAAGGAGCAAAAGTCATTCTCTTGTCGGCGGCGACTCCTACAGGTAATCGGGGTCGGTGGGCTTGTCAAGAAACAAGTGCTTACACAATGCCCATGTCAGGAATTTTTACCTCAGGTCCGATTTTCAATTACGCTACTACTTTAGAGTCTGAAGATGAACTTCCCGAAATCTCTCGCCGACTTGCCCTAGGATTATCACAACCAGGAGGTTTCGTTGCTCATATTAGCATCCCAACTTCGCTTCAAACAATGCCACTCAAATTGCGGTTACCAGAGCAAGTCTTTTCTTATTCTGTACCAACTGCTAGTGAAGAAGCGATCGCAGAATGTGTTAAATTGCTTTCACAAGAAACATTTGCCATTTGGGCAGGCTTTGGTGCTAAAAATGCTGCTCGCGAAATTTGCCTGTTAGCTGAAAAAACAGGAGCAGCCGTGATGACCTCACCCCGTGGTAAAGGCATTTTCCCAGAGGATCATCCGCAGTATGTCGGCGTGACAGGCTTTAGCGGTCATATGTCGGTTCTAAAATATATGCAGGAACAATGCCCACAGCGCATACTCGTACTGGGAACGCGCTTGGGTGAACCGACTTCCTTCTGGCATCCGGCGATGGTTCCTGCTGGTGGGTTTATACACGTGGATATTGACTCTCAAGTTCCTGGAGTTGCTTATCCATTGGTAGAAACTCTTTCCATACAGTCGGAAGTCAAGGTGTTCTTGCAAGCACTCTTGAAACAGTTTCCTTCCTCTCTCGATTTTCCCGTTTTCATGTTCTCTCGTCCCGAACGTACCGTAAGTCCTCGCCGTCCAGAGGGTTTAGTACAACCCGATGTGCTTATGGATGCTATTCAAAAAGTCATCGTTGGGGGGAGTCATGTGATCGTTATGGCTGAGGCGGGTAACTCTTTTGCTTGGGCAACTCACTTGCTGCGTTTTACTGAACCAGGTCGTTACCGTATAAGTACTGGTGTTGGGGCTATGGGTCATGCTGTGACTGGAGTTTTAGGTGCAGCATTGGGGCGTAATAGCAAAGCTGTTGCTATTGTTGGGGATGGAGCGATGCTGATGAATAGTGAAGTCAGCACTGCTGTAAAATTCCAAATTCCTTGTGTATGGATTGTACTGAATGATGGACGTTACAATATGTGCGCTCAAGGGATGGCTTTGCAAGGGTTTAAAGGTGTGGATACGGAGATACCGTGTACGGATTTTGTCATGCTTGCTAAAGCTATGGGTGCGGATGGTATCTGTGTTAAGCGAGAGTCTGACATAGAAATAGCGTTGGAGACAGCACTTTTGTCATCTATTCCATTTGTTGTTGATGTGAGGATTGATGCAACTCAACTTGCACCCATTGGGGGTCGTATTCGGAGTTTGATTGAGCAAGGTGCGAAGGAATAG
- a CDS encoding class I adenylate-forming enzyme family protein, with protein sequence MNIAHHIERGHLLFPEKIALIFEERSFTYKELDLLAGRVANSLRGLGIQRGDRVALFLPNIPEFIISYLGILKIGAVAVSLNVMLKTSEVRYILNDCAAKVVITTESESEQVPVADLPELQHILIAEGKTDRGISLAQLIEKASPEARALEMDRHAPASIVYTSGTTGFPKGATLSHGNIISNMYSHNRCCGMQPKDRLLLYVPLFHCFGQNAILNAGLNICATIILQRRFDVEQVLETIASQKITMFFGVPTVFIKMLNTDTSKYNLKSVRYYFSAAAPMPIEIAQAWYNKYGLIIHEGYGLTETSPCACYNHDLKYKLGSIGSPIENVEIKIVNSDGHQLQPGELGEIVIRGPNVMLGYWNRPFETAQVIKNGWFHTGDIGRIDEDGFFYIVDRLKDMINVSGFKVYPTEVENVIYQHPAVAEVAVYGVPEAVKGEIVNANIVLKTGQTITEKQIIDFCSERMAAYKIPRAIHFVNSLPKNSTGKILKRVLRNQSFSHSARVSP encoded by the coding sequence ATGAACATTGCACATCATATAGAACGAGGTCATTTATTATTCCCTGAGAAAATTGCACTGATTTTTGAGGAGCGGTCTTTTACCTACAAAGAACTGGATTTACTAGCAGGACGAGTAGCAAATAGTTTACGGGGATTGGGAATACAAAGAGGCGATCGCGTAGCCCTATTTTTGCCAAATATTCCAGAATTTATCATTTCTTATCTTGGCATTCTGAAAATTGGTGCTGTTGCTGTCTCACTTAATGTGATGCTCAAAACTTCTGAAGTTAGATACATTCTTAATGATTGCGCTGCTAAGGTAGTTATTACCACAGAGTCAGAGAGCGAGCAAGTACCAGTTGCCGATTTACCCGAACTGCAGCACATTTTGATTGCAGAAGGTAAAACCGATCGAGGCATAAGTTTAGCACAACTGATAGAAAAAGCTTCCCCAGAGGCTCGTGCTCTTGAAATGGATCGCCACGCTCCTGCTAGTATTGTATATACATCAGGAACAACAGGTTTCCCCAAAGGAGCTACCCTTTCTCACGGCAACATTATTTCCAATATGTACTCCCACAACCGTTGTTGTGGAATGCAACCAAAAGACCGATTACTACTTTACGTCCCACTCTTCCATTGCTTTGGTCAAAACGCGATTCTCAACGCTGGACTTAACATTTGTGCCACTATCATTCTGCAACGTCGTTTTGATGTCGAGCAAGTGTTAGAAACCATCGCCAGTCAAAAGATCACCATGTTCTTCGGGGTTCCAACAGTATTCATTAAAATGCTGAATACAGATACCTCAAAATATAATCTCAAAAGCGTGCGTTATTACTTTTCAGCAGCAGCACCTATGCCAATTGAAATTGCCCAGGCTTGGTACAATAAATATGGGCTAATTATTCATGAAGGTTATGGCTTAACAGAAACATCACCCTGTGCTTGTTATAACCACGACTTAAAATACAAGCTTGGTTCAATTGGTTCGCCAATAGAGAATGTAGAAATCAAGATAGTCAATAGTGATGGACATCAGCTACAACCTGGTGAATTAGGAGAGATAGTGATTCGGGGACCAAACGTCATGCTTGGTTATTGGAATCGCCCATTTGAAACAGCCCAAGTCATTAAAAATGGTTGGTTCCATACTGGAGATATCGGTCGAATTGACGAAGACGGTTTCTTCTATATTGTTGACCGTTTAAAAGATATGATTAACGTATCTGGATTCAAAGTCTATCCCACAGAAGTTGAAAACGTCATTTATCAACATCCAGCAGTTGCTGAAGTCGCTGTCTATGGAGTGCCAGAAGCAGTAAAAGGTGAAATAGTCAACGCAAATATCGTACTTAAAACGGGTCAGACAATCACAGAAAAGCAAATCATTGATTTTTGTTCTGAAAGGATGGCTGCTTACAAAATTCCCCGTGCAATTCACTTCGTTAATTCACTCCCCAAAAACTCAACAGGTAAAATCTTAAAGCGAGTTTTGCGAAACCAATCATTCTCTCATTCCGCTAGAGTTTCCCCTTAG
- a CDS encoding addiction module protein: MSAHPLLKIEISQLSIAERIQLAEDLWDSILEQQDEVLFTDAQQQELDLRLERYHQEPTSGSTWEEVKQRLGFSQ, from the coding sequence ATGAGTGCTCATCCCCTCCTCAAAATTGAAATTTCTCAACTTAGTATCGCTGAGCGCATCCAACTTGCTGAAGATCTTTGGGACAGCATCCTAGAGCAGCAAGACGAAGTTCTTTTTACCGACGCACAGCAGCAAGAACTCGATCTCCGCCTAGAAAGATATCACCAAGAACCTACCTCTGGCTCGACATGGGAGGAAGTCAAGCAAAGATTAGGCTTTTCCCAATGA